A region of the Apium graveolens cultivar Ventura chromosome 6, ASM990537v1, whole genome shotgun sequence genome:
TACATGCATGCAAAAAAGACTGTGAACCCAACTATTATCGTAGCCACCGGCACCATGAAATCAGGATCATAGCCAAATTGCGCTTCCATATAGGACTTAATTGTCGGGTCAGGCGTCACCCCTGGAACTTTGATGGTGTCTTCCACGTTTCCAAATTGCGATACTATTAATCCGTTTACAGTCCATGCCACTGGGCATATATAATAGTACCACAGCCACCATCCTGGAATTCGCTGGCATTTTCAAAtagaaagaaaataaaatttgTTAGTTTGCGGGATAAAGCTTTAGTGTTCTGCTGATAAGCAGTGATGGATAGTTATTGTTTAAGTTTAAGAAAGAAATAAGACTAATTAGCTTACTGGTTTGGGAATGTAGAAACCGGAAAATAAGTTGAAGAGCCCGTAAAAGGCACTCCCTAGTATTGATGCTGTCTGGTGATTATGTGTCAAGGATACAGTCATCATCCCGTAGTATGTGAAGTAAAGAAGTGTGAAGAAGTGGATGAAGATGAACCACAAGAACTTAGAGGCTGTCCATTCGAATCCCAACATGGAGTAAGATATTAGGGAGTAAGTTATTGCTTGGAGAAGCGTGTATGGTATTTCAACAAATACCTGTATCAATGTCAAAAGACCACAGCTGTGTTAATAAGGTGTCAAATTCCGAAGATAAAAGATGCTCTCATTCACTTGGCTGAAACAAGAGATGAACCTAAGGCATGTAGCAAAACTCATGCCTTACTCCGAGAGAAAGGAATTCTAACTTTAGAGTTTTTGTTTAGTTTAATTATTTGGCACAATATCTTGTTCTCTATGAATTCTGTCAGCAAGCTTTTACAACCTGAAGATATGGACATTGGAGTTGATCTTTTTTGTTTGAAACTAAAAGAAGATGCCTGCTTTTATTGCAGGGACATCCTTTTTTGTGACTGCATAGGGCATCTTGTAACTCAGGGCCGGCCCTGTACTTATAGAATGTAGAACCAATATGATCGATAAAGCTCTAATTGATTCCTTAACGTGTATAAATATCTTCTAACCTGTGCCATGGCAAATGGTAATACAGAGTACATCCCTGCAGATCTTTCTCGATAAAAAACCGTTCTCTCAATGTCTATTATTGGCTGTATGGTCATGCAGTTGTTGATCCCAACAAACATAACAGAATTAACCATGGCTCCAATAATAGTGTTCAGCTCAGTGCTTTTTTCCCTGAACCAAGAATAGAGGAATTAGCCAAAGATCTTGCTTGCGGAGTTATCTGCAAGCAAACTGTAAAACGAAAGAAATTAAGCAGGCGTATAGTACAGACCTGTGAGCACCAATCTTCCAGAAAACAGCCCCAAGAATGAGTGCTACTGTCCCCGTGAAAAAGTATCTAAGAAGGTTATACTCAGGGGTTCGCCAATAACTAAGCCTTTGTCTCCATAAGCAAGAGTTGAACTGCTCCCATGTGGACCGAGAATGTTCTGTAGGAAAATATAGGTCCTCAAGCCCTGGAGTAGGTGAGCTTAACTCCTTCACTAATGCCTTGTTTCTTCTGCTTGTAACCAACATTATTAGTTTTAACATATTTCTCTATATCAATAAAATTCATAGTTGTAAGTTACATAGAAAATGCCCTTACTCATACAACTTCGATGATTTGTAGTACTCTGCAAAATCCATTTCCAGTCGGAATTCTGCGCCAACTGAGCTTATTTCCAGCATCCATGTCGCAGGGTTgtatttttctttaattttcgGTACCCCATCGATCTCCTGCAATAATTGTGGAATTTGTACTTTATCTGTGTGAAATCAGGATCCTCAGTTTCTATATAATGTATTCTCTTAGAGTAAATGCAAAAATACCTCAAAATATTCAACAAGTAAATGAGAATTCCGTCCCAGTGGTCCCGAGTAGATGACTTGTCCCCCGGTTTTAAGGAGTAGCAACTGACGAACAATCCAATATTATTAcggggggggggagagagagattTATCTAGATAAAGATAACTTTTTGCACTACCTCGTCAAATGCTTCAAAAATGTCGATGCTAGGCTGATGAATTGTGCAAACAACAGTTCGCCCCGTGTCCACTGTGTTTCTGATGGTCCTCATAACAATTGCTGCAGCTCTAGCATCAAGACCTGAAGTTGGTTCATCCATGAATATGATTGAGGGATTTGAGACAAGCTCAACAGCTATTGTCAATCTCTTTCTTTGTTCTGTTGACAAACCAGTAACTCCCGGAAGTCCCACAATAGCATCTTTAAGATTGTCTAGTTCAACCAGCCTAATAACTTCATCTACAAATGTCTTTGGACAAAATAGATTTGTAATAACTTTAAATAATATGACTCAGGCTTGGAATTTTGAAATATATTGAATATGTTCTTACCATCTTGTCTTCTGTGTTTATGTCTTTAGAGAGACGGAGAAATGCTGAGTAAATTAGTGATTCTCGAACAGTGACTTGAGGTGAGTGAATATCATTCTGCTCACAGTATCCACTTACTCGAGTAAATGTTTCTTGTTTCTTCGGATATCCTGAAATTCTGATGTCACCTTCTATATAACCTCCAGTTTTTCTCCCCGATAAAACATCCATCAGTGTCGTCTTTCCAGCCCCACTTACTCCCATCAGGGCAGTCAGAATTCCAGGCTTAAATGCACCAGATACTTGTGTAAGTAACTGGAGCTTGTCACCATTCACTTGTTCCTTCATATGCTGTCCAtgataaattatataaattaaaaaggAAATTCTCAACTATAATATATAGAGAAGTTATTCATGGAGGTAGAGTTCAACCGGTGGCACATCCACGTAGTAATTTACGGCATCAAATGACATTGCAAGTTGAGTGAATGGAAGAACCATTCCTCTCTTAAGGCCAATTCCAGCTGTTGTAGTCTTGAGGCTTGAATCAGCAATAATGTTAGGTTTATTGTGGTTTGATTGATTACTTTGTTGTTGGATTTCCATTTCTCCTGAAAGCACTAAACTCAGTTAAATAAAGAATTGAATTTCATATTACTTGATTAGATCTGACTAAAGTTACTTATTCATATCTCTCACTTGGACTGGCTCCATCAGAACTGAATATGAATCCTGTAAGTGAGTCGAGTGACTCTATCATTGAACTTTTGGTTCCAAGACTTATTGTTTTTGTATTTTCTGTCTCTTTAGATGCTGTTGCTTGTCTATTTCCTGGTGCTATTGTATCAAGAGAATGGAAAAGGATAAGGTAACAATCTATATATCAATCTTTATGTCATAGAGAAAGGGAAGAACTTACCACTCAAGTATGTAAGAGCAAAggtgaaaagaatgttaaagaGAACTATAAAGCCAAAAAGAGCAGCTGCGCATATCCAAACCCAATTTGGGTTGACATGGAAATGAAAGCTCTTTAAAACGGCAACGCCTAAGCTGGTATTGTTGTCAGAAGCCTGTATTTAGCAAAATGCTTAGACAGTTGTAGTATTATGATATTATGTTATGTAAAAAAAGGAATGGTCTGAATTTCATACCAACTTGTTCATCCACCTTGGAGCAAGCATCTCATTTACAGCTAGGGAACTTGTAGTGTAAGGTATTGGTGAAAGCCAGTAAGCCCACTCTAACCAATTTGGGATATCATCTGTCACCATTGATAGAATTGTTTGTAAGGCGAATTTGAATATATGCATTATTGTCTTGCAAAACCTTATGACGGGGTTATCTCATCTTTTTGATTCTCTTGCATAATTAGTGTATAAAATATGTTAAGTTACCAGTTCTCCTAAATTCTCAAAGTTTTAGGAGAAGGACTTACTATGATTCTTATATTTTTATATCCTAACACTTCCCCTCGCTAGAGTCTGCCAAAATTGAGCTCTAATACCATGTAAATCAACCAACTCATCTAAAACCTAAAAACTTAAAGTATACTGAACACGGATAGGTTTTTATATTCTTGTGTGTGTTGGGGTGGGGGGGATAGATTGATTTCCTGCTTTGGAAAAATATACTGACCTTTTGGAAGTATAAACCCAAAAAGAATTAAAAGGAGAACAGTGAGTCCTCCACCAGTATCTGAAACGAATTTGGTTCTGCATAGTCCACAGATTAACCTAACAAGGCTGTTAGCCATTTGCTGTATCAGAAATATCAGCAGCAGCTGCTCGAAGAACCTGAAAATTCAAGTATGGTACAAAAGTTCTTATTTACGCGGATTATGATCTTAGCAGAATTAATAATTTTAAGTGTCCCATGAAATGATTTAGCAATAACCAAGGTGAAATTAAAATTACCTACTAGCTTCCGGGGCATATCCAATAGTATAATAAGTTATGGCTGTATAAATTGTAGATTCTAAGACAGATACCGGTATCGCGAGAAGAAATATTGGAAATGTGAAAGCCCATGGTGGGTGGAAGAGAAGGTCCCTTTGCTTGTAAAATACAGGAAGTCGTTGAATGATGATAGCAAGTTCAACAAAAGCATTGAAGATATTAATTAGCACGGAAAATGAAAGGGAACCAATGAAAACTGCCCCATCGGCCTCATTATTAGTCATCATTCTTTTACTCAAAAACACAGTTGATGTGATGATTGCTATGATGATTATCTGGACCATCTTGAACACATAAAGGAAGGAATTTCTCTTAACCAGCAACCATTCTCTATCAAATGTGATCTTCAGCATCTCAATTTTAGAGGCCGGATATTTCTTGAAAACTATAGCAGCTCCatggcttcttgacttgtcatACGGGATAGAAAGATCGTTCTCAAGACTTAGGCCCACATGAAAACGTTTGAATTGCCTCGTGAATTCTGAAACAGATATGTAGTTGTAAGGTTGACTTCTGTCTGCCCAGTACTGCTCTTGGTCCTTCCTTGAAGTAACCTGCTTGCACTGATACCGTTAAGACCTGCAATAGATATCATCTTAAAAAGATGCGTCTGCATTTTGAAAAAAATTGCATTACTTACCTCTTGCAAGAAGTCAGCAATACCCTTACGCTCTGGGCATTCGAATCCACATTTCTCGAAGAATTCAACAATGTGATCCCGTGGGCCTTGGTAAACAATCTGTCCCTCGGATAGTAAAATGACATCATCAAAGAGATTGAACGTCTCAGGATCCGGTTGAAGAAGGGACATCAACACAGTAGCCTCAGTTAAATGGACTATCTGCTGCAAGCACTTGACTATCTGAAATGTTGTGAAGCTGTCCAAGCCTGTTGATATTTCATCCATAAAGAGGGTTTTGGTCGGCCCAACAATCATTTCTCCTGCAGGTACTTACACATCAATATTCCTATAAACCATTTAGTCACGTCTGGATCTTAGTGAATAACTGAGAAAAAATATCTAACCTGTTGTTACTCTCTTTTTCTGGCCACCTGATATTCCTCGTAGCATTTCATCCCCGATTATTGTGTCTTGGCATATGTCAAGTCCTAATATCTGTATTTGTAAGAAATAACAATCAAATGTCTTCAATTCCAAATTTGCAGGAAACTATAATATGTGTATTGACATAGGATTTAAAATTTTGTCTTTAGCTTACCCTTAAAGTGTAATCAGTAATTAAACTGCTCTGAATTCCTTGAATTGCTGTTTGCTTAAATCATCAAGGAACAAAACAGATAAGATTGGGAAATATTGCATCACATGTGTTTGTTGTTGATTTGTTAGGTACACTACTCTGTGATTGCTTTACCTTCATGAAAAGATCGAGCTCAGCAGTAGGATAAATCCCTGCTTCTTTTTCCTTCCTTGCAAGCTCAGTTAAGAGTTCtacaatatatttagaaaatgagacTCAGCAGAAAATAGTGAACATCAGATAAGTGTCAAAAATTGTTTATTTCAATGTTTCCTGCATGTTCAGTTAAGTAGTACCATATCTTGATCCAACGCCCTGGCACCTTGCAGAGAAATCCAGGGTTTCTTTAACAGTCATTTGTCCAATATGAACATCATTTTGGCTAACGTATGCAGATGTCTTGGGAGCCACAAACTCTTCAAGTCTATGTCCATTATAAGTAATTTCTCCTTCAACCTGCAGTTACTCATGCGTAACTAATTAAAAAATAGCTTATGAAAAAAATTTAACATCGTACTTGATGAGAATGAGTAAAATGATAGCATGTAACATAAAGGATATTAATAGTGAACATAGAGTAATACTCAAAAACATTATATAGTTAGTAACCTTCAAGTTTGATTCTAGTTTTCCAGCCAGAGCCAACAAAAAGGTTGTCTTTCCAGAAGAAGGTGGGCCTAATAGCAGGGCCATTCTATACCAACAACAAGAATTTCAGTAAATTTAGTAGCAGTGTTAGCAACTGGCAGCTTTCAggatgtcaaaagtattttgttACATCATTGCAGATAGATATGTACCTTGCTGGTTTAATTATCCCAGTTGCGTCTTTCAGAATTgtaatttttgttttatttttggaTTTAATTCCAAAACAACTCAAAGCTGATTCCGCTATGTTCAGTGCAGTATTTGATAAGGTGGGAAGTGTTCTATTTCCAGTGAAGTACTTAGCGTCCACTGTTAAATTCTCAAACCTAACCTCTACTCTTGGAAGTTCAATCCCTACCCTGAAACCAGAAAAGCCAAAAAAAAATTGAAgcatataatttaattataaaacTGTTATGTTATATAAGTGTAACAGTACTCATATTGGTACTGAGCAAAAACAGTCACTCTTTACCTTATGTGGAATGTTAGTTATGTCTAAATAAAATGCATGTACATTTATAGTATATACATTAGATGCTTACTTGTCGATGCGTCTCCTGAAATTTCTTAAGAATTTGTCATTATCGTCCTGGGGAACTTTAAACAGCCTATCAATGAACTGTTTCCGATCATTACTGTCTAGCTTTCGGACATCAATCTCCTTGTGTGCAACCTTTCCATTTTTATCGTCGTCACTGTCATTAGTAATAGATGTAAGTATAGCTCTTCTTACCCTTCTGTAAGTAGGCAGTTTCTCTAGAACAGCCAATCTCAGATTAACTTCATCGTCATTCGCTCTATTCCACGTTCTGGAACTCCCAAATGCATTTTCTGTTTCACGACTGATCATTCTACTCAGATTCCCAGTCCCTTTTGCAAAAGTCTCCACGTCCCCCATAGAATGATCAAGTATGAGCCTTGCTAGTAAATTCTTGAGTTTGTATCTGTTTTTACTTTAGTGTGACTCTTATATTGCGTTGCTTCAGATATTATTGCCAGAATATCAGTGGAGCCACTTATTAAAGAACTAAGcctgttttgttttattttttcgATTTTTGTGAATGGGGGGAGTTGACTAGATCTCTCAGTTGAAGAACCATCCCGGATAACCTATGACTGCAGCTTAACTTGATCTTCTGACTTATGTTTTGCAGTCCCTTTCTTCTATTGATAAATTTATAGCCATAACTTATGCAAAATAGGAAACTACACTGCTCTTTCCTATCCATGCCTTATTTACATATTAAGAACAAATATATTTCTTTACGCTTTTTTGTTAGAACATTAATAAAGATCATGAAAGGGCCTTTCTGTAACGCATTTGAGATTTTAGAGCGACTTAATATTTTTAGACAAATTGCTGTGGAACAAACCTCGTTAAACTTCACCTAATAGTAACAAATTCTATATCCTAGAGGACAAAAAGTGCAGATTTTTAGACAAATTACGGTGGGACAAACCTTGTTAAAGAAACAAATTCTATGTCCTACAGAGCTAGACGACAAAACGTGGTTGCCGTTTGTGCACAATCCAGGTGATGCAGAAACAGGTAAAGTTACTATTATAGAATTAGTCCTATCATTAATTCTGTTAAACTATGGATTTGCGAAGCTGTTGCATGTGTTTTTATCTTAAAGATGAGTCAGCTGAATCCTTAAATTAATTTCTTGTATAGGATTTGAAAAGTTTTTATCTTAGCTAGTTAATATTCTACAAGGTAAAGATGCAGGCCGGCATATAAGATCAGTTCAAACGCTGCATCTTATTCATATTATCCCgacatttaaaaattaataaatgacCATGTCCGTCTTTTACATAGAATTACAGGCATAATGTTAGAAATGATATAAAGAGAGACAAATTTAGCTCAATCCAATGTCTTATTCCTTGCTCAGTCTAATATCTGCTTCTACTCAGACGATTCAACTGTAAAAAGGAAATTCTGTTTCACATTATGAAGAGACATAGGAAAATACATATATAAAAATGCCAGCCAGAGTTTCCCAGTTTTTTTCAGAATGCTGCTGATATGTCAAGTAGGTAACTACTAGTAAATATGGATGGGCCTCCAAATCAAAACTAGCCGTATGTTATGACACATCATTTAGCCATGTGTTATTTCATATAATTTGATGAATATATTTGGAAACCCCTCAACTAAATGTTTAGCTTTTCAAGGTAAGTTGAGGTTCAAATAATCTTAGGCATACAACTCTACAAATGGTCCCGGAAAGTTTTAAATTTATTGCAATTAATAACTACAATAAATTATTAATGTAAATTTCCAAATTTTTacaaaattgaaaaaataaagtTGGAACAAATTTATAAAAACTGATTTCTATTCATTGAATttcatttttaaattaaaaaatattttggtttcacttgtttcaaatttatttgtttacaaatatataaataataaaactaAGGATGTATAAAAGAGGACTTATCGAGCTCCCAAGGTTTTTGATTAGATTGGAGAATAAGAAAAGGTTTTTCGAGTTTCAGAAAAAAAAAAGGTTTTTCTTTAACATGAAGTGACAATGTAGGGAAATATTTTTATCATGTGTGCAAAAGCAAAAGTTTGCCTCTCAATTATCTCAATCTTTGGAACAAAATTTTGGAGAGAAAGTGTTTTTAAATTATCGTTCTCATTATTTTCTCTTTTATTCTAAAAAATTTGGGAGAACAATTTCGAAAGAATATTCTCAAAAAAAATTTCTTCCTCCAAATTTGAACTTAGGAAGTATCATTTACCTTCCAtctgtaaaatattatttacctTCCGCTAAAATTTACTGCACAGGCTTTTAAGGTATTGTTGTATTCACTAGCTCCATGAAAATTTATACATGATAGGTAGATTTTTTTTCCCATCCTGATAGTTTAATATTATCCCAACAGTCGGGAACGATTGTTGGATAAATGGTAACTCAAAATTAAGACCACGACCCTTAGATTAGAGCTGTATCCCTCGTTAGAATAAAATCTAATTAATGTCAGCGAGTAATTTCTGAATGCAGATATCAACAAAATAATAATCTATACTATTTACTATATACTATAAACATATACTCCTTTATATTTCATTCATTTATATACACTTTCCTTTTTCAGATATTTATTTAATTCAATACATTTCAAAAGTtgccaaaaataataaaaatttattgatataaaaattaattatatccACTATTTTCTCCTTCTACACTCactttatatatattaaatattaatagtTTCCACCACTTTACCCAACTTTGATATTTTTTATCACTAAATTATAATTTTTCTTTATCTTTCATCACAACactttaataaaaataatatttttaaatatctttCTTGTCCTCCGTACCAAACCATTTATATACACTTGCCTATGCCTGGGACGGAAAGAGTAGCAAACAAAATGATTATTCGCTTTATTGGCATAAACTTATCTGCGTTCCAGTTTTTTCATTGGCGTGATAAGGCAAAAGTGATGGAAGAAAGGCCCTGAATGAGGAAATTGGAGACGAACAACCAGAGAAGATAACTCTTACTCACTCTCCTTTCTGGGTTCAAATATTCCATCTCCCTTTTATCTAAAGCTA
Encoded here:
- the LOC141665228 gene encoding ABC transporter G family member 29-like yields the protein MGDVETFAKGTGNLSRMISRETENAFGSSRTWNRANDDEVNLRLAVLEKLPTYRRVRRAILTSITNDSDDDKNGKVAHKEIDVRKLDSNDRKQFIDRLFKVPQDDNDKFLRNFRRRIDKVGIELPRVEVRFENLTVDAKYFTGNRTLPTLSNTALNIAESALSCFGIKSKNKTKITILKDATGIIKPARMALLLGPPSSGKTTFLLALAGKLESNLKVEGEITYNGHRLEEFVAPKTSAYVSQNDVHIGQMTVKETLDFSARCQGVGSRYELLTELARKEKEAGIYPTAELDLFMKQTAIQGIQSSLITDYTLRILGLDICQDTIIGDEMLRGISGGQKKRVTTGEMIVGPTKTLFMDEISTGLDSFTTFQIVKCLQQIVHLTEATVLMSLLQPDPETFNLFDDVILLSEGQIVYQGPRDHIVEFFEKCGFECPERKGIADFLQEVTSRKDQEQYWADRSQPYNYISVSEFTRQFKRFHVGLSLENDLSIPYDKSRSHGAAIVFKKYPASKIEMLKITFDREWLLVKRNSFLYVFKMVQIIIIAIITSTVFLSKRMMTNNEADGAVFIGSLSFSVLINIFNAFVELAIIIQRLPVFYKQRDLLFHPPWAFTFPIFLLAIPVSVLESTIYTAITYYTIGYAPEASRFFEQLLLIFLIQQMANSLVRLICGLCRTKFVSDTGGGLTVLLLILFGFILPKDDIPNWLEWAYWLSPIPYTTSSLAVNEMLAPRWMNKLASDNNTSLGVAVLKSFHFHVNPNWVWICAAALFGFIVLFNILFTFALTYLSGEMEIQQQSNQSNHNKPNIIADSSLKTTTAGIGLKRGMVLPFTQLAMSFDAVNYYVDVPPHMKEQVNGDKLQLLTQVSGAFKPGILTALMGVSGAGKTTLMDVLSGRKTGGYIEGDIRISGYPKKQETFTRVSGYCEQNDIHSPQVTVRESLIYSAFLRLSKDINTEDKMTFVDEVIRLVELDNLKDAIVGLPGVTGLSTEQRKRLTIAVELVSNPSIIFMDEPTSGLDARAAAIVMRTIRNTVDTGRTVVCTIHQPSIDIFEAFDELLLLKTGGQVIYSGPLGRNSHLLVEYFEEIDGVPKIKEKYNPATWMLEISSVGAEFRLEMDFAEYYKSSKLYERNKALVKELSSPTPGLEDLYFPTEHSRSTWEQFNSCLWRQRLSYWRTPEYNLLRYFFTGTVALILGAVFWKIGAHREKSTELNTIIGAMVNSVMFVGINNCMTIQPIIDIERTVFYRERSAGMYSVLPFAMAQVFVEIPYTLLQAITYSLISYSMLGFEWTASKFLWFIFIHFFTLLYFTYYGMMTVSLTHNHQTASILGSAFYGLFNLFSGFYIPKPRIPGWWLWYYYICPVAWTVNGLIVSQFGNVEDTIKVPGVTPDPTIKSYMEAQFGYDPDFMVPVATIIVGFTVFFACMYAFCLRTLNFQTR